Proteins from a genomic interval of Capsicum annuum cultivar UCD-10X-F1 chromosome 4, UCD10Xv1.1, whole genome shotgun sequence:
- the LOC107869869 gene encoding probable LRR receptor-like serine/threonine-protein kinase At3g47570, with product MIDVACALEYLHHGCSLPVIHCDVKPSNVLLDEDMVAHLSDFGISKLLGEDQGDLYTKALATLGYIALEYGLDGLVSTKCDVYSYGIMLLETFTRRKLNEFDGDLSLKQWASYSLPEAVMDVVDVNLVTPQGNHKELDVVALIMKVALDCCAESPARRTNMKDVVGMLQKIKIQLFAC from the exons atgatagatgtggcatgtgCTTTGGAATATCTTCACCATGGGTGCTCGTTGCCTGTGATTCACTGTGACGTGAAGCCTAGTAACGTCTTGCTGGATGAAGATATGGTTGCCCACCTAAGCGACTTTGGCATTTCAAAACTGCTTGGTGAAGATCAGGGTGATTTATACACTAAAGCCTTAGCAACATTAGGTTATATTGCACTAG AGTATGGACTGGATGGACTAGTGTCTACAAAGTGTGACGTCTATAGTTACGGGATCATGTTGCTGGAAACGTTTACCAGGAGAAAGCTTAATGAGTTTGATGGAGATCTTAGCTTGAAGCAATGGGCGAGTTATTCACTCCCAGAAGCAGTAATGGACGTTGTAGATGTCAACTTGGTAACACCACAGGGTAATCACAAGGAGCTAGATGTTGTGGCTTTAATCATGAAAGTTGCATTAGATTGTTGTGCTGAATCTCCGGCAAGAAGGACAAACATGAAAGATGTTGTAGGGATGCTGCAGAAGATCAAGATTCAACTCTTTGCATGTTGA
- the LOC124897889 gene encoding LRR receptor-like serine/threonine-protein kinase RGI5 yields the protein MDVADANLVPPTDNHVMKKLDCVASIMKVALDCCAESPARRTNMKDVVGKLQKIRIQLLAWNLSTSLRNFYANNYKIKGRIPNDVGNLSSLLDIDLPGNNLVGLIPTSIGNLRDLQRFNLSSNKFTGFIGDLICKLQHLGDIYLGQNQISGSLPNCLGNITSLREIHLGSNKLSSNIPPSLGNLQDLVVLHLSSNNMVRNWKSKVCNKDGSIDESILK from the exons ATGGATGTTGCAGATGCCAACTTGGTTCCACCAACAGATAATCACGTAATGAAGAAGTTGGATTGTGTGGCATCAATCATGAAAGTAGCACTAGATTGCTGTGCTGAATCTCCAGCAAGACGGACAAACATGAAAGATGTTGTAGGGAAGCTACAAAAGATCAGAATTCAACTTCTCGCAT GGAACCTTTCCACCTCTCTTAGAAATTTTTACGCCAACAATTACAAAATCAAAGGGAGAATTCCAAATGATGTTGGGAATTTAAGCAGCTTATTAGACATTGATCTTCCTGGTAATAACTTGGTCGGATTGATTCCAACATCAATTGGAAACTTGAGAGACCTTCAGCGGTTTAACTTGAGTAGCAACAAATTTACAGGATTTATTGGAGATCTTATATGTAAATTGCAGCATTTGGGTGACATTTACTTGGGTCAAAATCAAATTTCAGGATCGCTACCTAATTGTTTAGGGAATATTACTTCCCTTAGGGAGATACATCTGGGTTCCAATAAATTGAGTTCCAATATACCACCAAGCTTAGGGAACCTTCAAGATCTAGTGGTTCTTCACTTATCGTCAAATAACATGGTCagaaattggaaatctaaagTCTGTAACAAAGATGGATCTATCGATGAATCAATTCTCAAATGA
- the LOC124897890 gene encoding probable LRR receptor-like serine/threonine-protein kinase At3g47570, protein MPPSLGNLQDLVVLDLSSNNMVGSLPQEIGNLKVVTKIDLSMNQFSNEIPREIGGLRTLVHLSLKHNKLQGSIPDSVSNMVGLEFLDLSNNNISGIIPMSLEKLQNLKYFNVSVNKLYGEIPSRGPFKNLSSQFSIHTEALCGSSRFSVPPCPTSSKHRSNRKKLLVLFLLLGIALLQADSLSAITRERTSYYELLQATDALSESNLIGSGSFGSVYKGVLRSGTAIAVKVFNLQLDAAFKSFDTECEILRSLRHRNLVKVITSCSNLDFKALVLEYMSNGSLDKYLYSHNYFLDIRQRLSIMIDVACALEYLHHGCALPVIHCDVKPSNVLLDEDMVSHLRDFGISKLLGEDEVIYTQKRYQHWVILHRSMDKMDWCLLNVMCIVMESCCWKRLLGESLVSLREILA, encoded by the exons ATGCCACCAAGCTTAGGGAACCTTCAAGATCTGGTGGTTCTTGACTTATCGTCAAACAACATGGTAGGTTCTTTACCTCAagaaattggaaatctaaagGTTGTAACAAAAATTGACCTGTCGATGAATCAATTCTCAAATGAAATTCCTAGAGAAATTGGAGGATTGCGAACTCTGGTGCACCTTTCTTTGAAACATAACAAATTGCAAGGATCTATACCTGACTCAGTGAGCAACATGGTAGGTTTGGAATTTCTAGACCTTTCTAACAATAATATATCAGGAATCATTCCTATGTCTTTGGAGAAACTTCAAAACCTGAAATATTTCAATGTTTCTGTCAACAAGTTGTATGGTGAAATACCCTCGAGGGGTCCTTTCAAGAACCTCTCGAGTCAGTTTTCCATCCACACTGAAGCATTGTGTGgttcttcaagatttagtgtcccGCCATGCCCCACTTCATCAAAGCACAgatcaaataggaaaaaattgctagttctttttcttttgctggGAATTGCACTACTG CAAGCTGATTCATTGTCTGCCATAACAAGAGAAAGAACTTCATACTATGAACTGCTCCAAGCAACTGATGCGCTTAGCGAGAGTAATCTGATTGGTTCCGGAAGTTTTGGCTCTGTATACAAAGGCGTTCTCAGAAGTGGAACTGCAATTGCAGTCAAAGTGTTCAATCTGCAACTGGATGCGGCATTCAAAAGTTTTGATACGGAATGTGAAATTCTGCGTAGCCTTCGCCATAGAAATCTTGTAAAAGTCATTACTAgttgttccaaccttgattttaaGGCTTTAGTGCTCGAGTATATGTCAAATGGAAGTCTTGATAAGTATTTGTATTCTCACAACTATTTCCTCGACATCAGGCAGAGACTAAGCATTatgatagatgtggcatgtgCGTTGGAATATCTCCATCATGGGTGCGCATTGCCAGTGATTCACTGTGATGTGAAGCCTAGTAACGTCTTgctggatgaggatatggttTCCCACTTAAGAGACTTTGGCATCTCAAAACTTCTTGGTGAAGATGAGGTGATTTACACACAAAAACGTTACCAACACTGGGTTATATTGCACCGG AGTATGGACAAGATGGATTGGTGTCTACTAAATGTGATGTGTATAGTTATGGAATCATGTTGCTGGAAACGTTTACTAGGAGAAAGCCTAGTGAGTTTGAGGGAGATCTTAGCTTGA